CACTGCATATACTCGGGGCGTTGATTACTGTAAGATCAATCTTCGTGGGCGTTTGGTATTAAACAAAGGAGACAAACCATATGCAACCAAGGATATCACTGCCAAATTACAGAAAATATGGAAAGTCAAGGGGCCCTGGCATATGCTCTCTCTTGGCCGAGGTTTTTACGAATTTTTCTTTGCATCGCAAGAAGATATGCGTTCCGTGTGGGCGGATGGCACTGTAAGCTTAAAACCGGGTCTGCTAAGGCTTTTCGAATGGACCAAGAACTTCAACCTGCACACTCAGCGACAAACGCATACACAAGTATGGATTCGGTTGTGGGAGCTCCCACaggaatattggatggagaggaCTGTGTATGAAATTGCGGGCGCTGTGGGAACGCCGCTTCTGATAGATAATGTCACAAGGAACATACTATATGGACATTATGCACGGATTCTTGTTGACTTGGATCTCTCAAAGAAGGTTTTCTATGAGGTGTTGGTCGAACGGGAGGGTTTCTCTTTCCCCGTTGCTATCGAATATGAAGGACTTCCAGACTTTTGCACACACTACCACAATATTGGTCACCATATCAATGCATGTCGCAGGCTACACCTCCGTAGGGAGGAAACACATGAGCAGCCGCCGGTAGTTGGAAATAAATCTCTAGACAATGGTAAGCAACTGATCCATTCGTAGAAATCAAAGCCAGCATGGGAGCCGAAGGATAATCCAGAGGGCATTGGATCATCAAAGGCGTTTGCAGCAACGGATATAGGCCAGAATGGTGATGTGATAGACACCAGTATTCCTGCACAGCAGCATGTTCAAGGCACAGTACCTGATGATTTGACCGACAAACAGCACACAGATGGCATAGATATGATAGTGGAATTGACAGATAAGGATCCGGAGCGAACCATACAGAATACCACTCCACAGTTGGTTGAAACTCACACTTTTGAGGTTCAGTCTGATGCAACAAACCATTCCCATGATCGGCTACCTAGTAGTTCAGTACATGTGTTAGAGGAGATTACTTATGTGAACATAGGCAGGGTTGATGGGGAAATTGTGCAACATGACATTACTACAGAATCCGAGCATGCTGAATCAGAACACGCATCAACTCATAATACTGAAGATGCAGAGGTCAATTTATCTATACAGCCTGAAGTCCACAGTAGCAGAAACATACAGAATGATATTGACTTATGGGCCAGAATCCGTGAATATGACCAGAAAATGGATGAGGAAGGTTACACTCAAGTCCTATCCAAATCGCAGCAGCAGAAGCTTAAAAAGCAAGTTATTGGCAAGCCTTATCAGACCCGTGCAAAGGGTGgtttgtaacaccccatttatcccaaatatattaaatataaaataatcatcaaagttaagcaccaaacgggcatgctacactacatttttaaaatttcttaaataacatatgaactatttaattaaacaactttcaaaacatcattaatcttgcagcggaatatttgcatttaaaacaacaacgacaacggTTAAATTCTCCATCAAATTatcctggcataaaagcctcatcaaagaaATCTAAACAATCATAGGGCCACATCatcatgttccaaaaattgatacataggaaagaaaacaataagaaatcccatcccacgtatcagagccctagacacgacacttgagccaccaccgactactcaggatcacttgcaagttacccataggaagggcaacattttcaagtagaaggggtgagattcacaacaataaaatatagatattaaaatcatcaattgaatctaacaccctattaaacatcaatacaccatcttgtaaatataaatatatatttcacaaagCAACAACTTCATCTTCAAATCATTTGACCATAATaggtgtataaatatacattcatcaacaacaacatcatcatcatcattataacaattacaaccaacaacaaagactcatgcatgacatgacgacaccactaagacccctcaataaatgcaattatgcatgtggtaccaaataggaccgaagccctcaccgcttttgaatggttaaagcattcatcaggaccgaagccctcaccgctgtgaacaactagtgctccaggacatgagtcctcccgctgtGTATGCATATGCTAtggacccacttgtgtatatcaacatacaacttgaccatgcatacattctcATATGACtctgaatttattcaacatgtatgatttaataaatataacatacattacagccatcaacaacatcaacatccaGCAGCAATCCAGAAAgatgcacaattaatcacaattACGctcaaacaacaacatcaatcatcaccATTCATACAAGCACAATCAACATACaaaactgggcaactcgcctcgcgagcacatttgctcgctatggcgaactcataAAATAggctgctcgccatggcgagttcaaggcgaacttgAGGCGAGtaaaaatatggtgctctcgggagttttgacatttttctcactcaaacttcaattctaagctccctattcgtCTTTTTagtctaaaacttgctccagtcctctttaaaatcatttaggcacaTTAAACTATCccaaaaacatcttataacaacaatttgaaaatcaagttttgatctgggttactcgccacggcgagttggtgtgctcgggaggcgagctatgaagttgctcactcgccttggcgaacaaggctactcgcgaggcgagcgatgaacttctgtacgggcagaacacaggtttttccccaaaatcccatttttctccaattcactccccaaatcagtttacagatatggaTTAACTTGTTGTATACACTCAAAACCTAATTCTAATATTAGAATAACAATCCCTAccctaaaatcatcatttcatcacaaaACCCATAATccccaattctcaccaaaaactctgttaaactcaaaaGCAGAAATTAAtgtctatactactgaagcaaacctcacccttaccttaaaattgcagaagaaatgcacagcaaaaatggttcttggctctacttgctcttctctccctttctcccaaaactgacagtttcacgtaaaaagtgtttctgactcttttctttctttcttaacttccTTCTCAACTTCCCTTTATTTCACTTTACTCCCTCCCAATTCTattaaattctattaattccccaaacttcaaaataataataatttctcacttaatccaattattataaaataaactatataataaaatataccacaccCATAAATCaccaattattaattaaaatcatataatagactctaaataaattaaaataaataaaacaacgactAGAGCGTTACATGGTTCTTCTCCATCTTCCCAATGATTCTTTTATATTGGAATGTTCGAGGTATTGGCAATGTCGATACCaaaattgcattaaaaaatttatttacatCTCATAAGCCTTTATTAATTTTTGTGGCGGAACCGATGATTGCTTTTGATAGTGTTCCTCCATGGTATTCGGAAAGCATTGGGATATCAAAATACTGTGTCAATAGTAGAGAAAATTTACAACCTAACCTTTGGGCGTTATGGGGCAGTGGGGTTAGTGCAGTTGTGATGTTTATTTCGGATCAATGCATTGCTTTAGAAATATCCTCTAATCAGTCCATTGTTTATATTGCTGCCATTTATGCAAGCACTTCTTATTTAAAGCGTCGTCAGTTATGGGCAGACTTAACTAATTTGCACGGGTGCTTTAAAGGTCCTTGGTTATTTATTGGTGATTTTAACGCCGTGTTGGGTGCTCATGAGAAGCGTGGCCGTCGGCCTCCTCCTCCTTTATCTTGTACTGATTTTTTGACTTGGTCGAATGCAAATCTTTTACATCACCTTCCTACTTTGGGTGCTTTCTTCACTTGGTCAAATGGTAGGCTTGGCTCGGATAATGTTGCTCTTCGTCTTGATAGGGAAATTTGTAATGAAGATTGGCTCAACTGTTGGCGTAGTTCTACTTGTTTTGCTTTAGTGCGCCACCAGTCGGATCACCACCCTTTGCCCATGCAGggagttttaaattttttaaaacctgGACGGATCACGAGGATTGTCGTAAAATTGTTGTGGATAATTGGTCGAAGAATACTACAAGGCAGGGAATGGCTCGGTTGCAACTTAAGCTCAAACACATGAAACAAGTGTTTAGGCATTGGAATCGTACAGTTTTTGGTGACGTTGGCAGGAAAGTTCGTTTGGCGGTGGATGAGGTAAATCGCATTCAACAAATTCTAGATACTGAAGGATTTTCTGATCCTCTTTATGCTCAAGAGCTTGAGGCGCAGCTTATTCTTACCAAGGCATTAAATTTTCAAGATGAGATGTGGAGGGAGAAAGCAAGAGACCAAAAATTTATTCATGGGATAGAAATACGGCCTACTTTCATCGATTAGCGAAAATTCGAGCTgcaaaaaattcaatttcttttctcCAAGATGGTGATGTGGTAATAACAGATTCTGCTCTCATCGAGGCCCACGTTCTGCATTATTTTCAGGCCATCTTCAGTGTTGATAACAATTGCATTGCTAATGACTTGGTTGCCGATACTATTCCGTCGTTGGTGTCTTGTGAGGACAATAACATGCTGCTGCGTCTTCCATAGTGGGAGGAGATTAAAAATGCGGTGTTTTCTCTTAATGGTGACGGTGCCCCCGGACCGGATGGGTTTGGGGGTCACTTTTATCAGACTTATTGGGACGTTGTTGGTACTGATGTCATTCATTCtgtcgcgccatttttcggatgtcaaggccatttgattagcttttgactcactttttatctcacgactgaacaaatttttttaaggggaaaaagttccaaaccacccattttgaagagatttagggttcgggggttggttatatttagggaaggtgttagcaccctaaatattcgtagtactctacgagaacctcttgattttatttaactttttgtgcttaaacttgcttgcttttaaagagatgaaaatggaattgaatgatgagttgaaaaaaaaaaagaaaattgattttaattgaagagaaaaaagaaaaaatgttttttagttgaaagttgaaaagaaaaaaaagaaaattgttttttaattgatttggaaggacaaggtcctctgcctacgtacccgtgagggatcaaaacctcgtagttcggggtagaaattgacgtttgatttgtttggtgttttttatatgttttgaaaaaggttttgaaataaaaagccaaatggcaaatgagaattgatttgtgttttttagattgaagaaaattgacttgaagttgaattagaattgatttgaaatttgattaaaaaaaataaaaagacggtcacttgatttaagatcacgGTTTActgtgaaaagttctttttatgaatttttgatatttgaatgttttttgttgtttttgaataaagatatgaaaattaaataagcagaatgagaaaaatgaagttaagctaaattgtgaaattattttaacatggaccagaatattctggagaataattaagttaaacaaaaataaataaatattaacatttaagtttggaccagagcactctggattaacaaaaacataatattaatagttaatataggaccagagcactctggattaatttaattaacaatgaccagagcactctggagaataattaaataaaaatataatattaacagttaatataggaccagagcactctggattaatttaattaacaaggaccattgctctggagaataattataatattaacagttaactgaggaccagagcactctggattaacaaaaatataatattaacagttaatttaggaccagagcactctggattaacagatagagcgagaattaaaatgcatgaaaaagaaattagaaaaatgagatgCTGGGGTGTGTGAGCAGTAAAGGGGGTGCAGGAAATAAAATGAGGAGGATTGGGCCTTGGGGAACAAATCTCGGCCGTTGATTTGATCAACGGCCTTGATTGGATCTGTTGAAGAAGAGGGGTATAAATACccattctttccttttttcttcatttttttctttctttctctctctcttcttctctcactctcacgtattctctcttctctctcttctttttcttatgaATTTTCCGGTGGGTTCCAAGAACACCACCGTGAAACCCagtttccggcgcggtggccggcgagttgtcgcggcggcgccaccgcgccggagttaaaAACTCCtcctttttttgatttttttttaccaaaagatTACCCTTTCCCTTCTCCTCTCTTTTTTAAAATCGTTTTCTGAAGAGAAGTTGAGACAGGC
Above is a genomic segment from Medicago truncatula cultivar Jemalong A17 chromosome 5, MtrunA17r5.0-ANR, whole genome shotgun sequence containing:
- the LOC25494770 gene encoding uncharacterized protein, which produces MIAFDSVPPWYSESIGISKYCVNSRENLQPNLWALWGSGVSAVVMFISDQCIALEISSNQSIVYIAAIYASTSYLKRRQLWADLTNLHGCFKGPWLFIGDFNAVLGAHEKRGRRPPPPLSCTDFLTWSNANLLHHLPTLGAFFTWSNGRLGSDNVALRLDREICNEDWLNCWRSSTCFALVRHQSDHHPLPMQGGMARLQLKLKHMKQVFRHWNRTVFGDVGRKVRLAVDEVNRIQQILDTEGFSDPLYAQELEAQLILTKALNFQDEMWREKARDQKFIHGIEIRPTFID